Proteins encoded by one window of Lycium barbarum isolate Lr01 chromosome 11, ASM1917538v2, whole genome shotgun sequence:
- the LOC132620082 gene encoding uncharacterized protein LOC132620082 has product MAIETTEIPASTGTTNTTASTDSTHILFHPDDYTHLCHPLYVHPSDLLASSLVSELFDGTFYGSWRRSILITLSFRNKLDFIHGTFERPAEGSPLLRQWQRCNDLVVAWLVNSVTKEIQRSVVYSEFAKDIWRELEDRYGKADGARVFELKKSLAHISQGSLDIASYFTKIKQLWDELASISIHSANKCNCIGGAKFEEEQRVYQFLMGLYEVYVQVRSNILMMKPLPSIDTTYSILLSDEKQRQVCTSSSIPSESESASFHVSSSSNGGPRPQFNPKANYDSQKSSLFCKYCKRSGHLMEKCHRLHGYPSHFKFTKSSGHKKAAANVACDSSPTTSPALVPFAECSDNRFGTSGLTKDEHAQLIHLMQKSHISPSSSHSLMASAHFAGRIATHSVFLKPALFS; this is encoded by the coding sequence ATGGCAATTGAGACCACTGAAATCCCTGCTAGTACTGGTACCACGAACACAACTGCATCTACTGATTCCACTCATATCTTGTTTCATCCTGACGATTATACGCATCTATGTCATCCTTTATATGTGCATCCATCTGACTTGTTAGCCTCATCTCTTGTGTCTGAATTATTTGATGGAACATTCTATGGGAGTTGGCGTAGGTCGATTTTAATCACTCTATCATTTAGAAATAAGCTTGACTTTATTCACGGTACTTTTGAGAGACCTGCTGAAGGTTCTCCTCTACTAAGACAATGGCAGCGGTGCAATGATTTAGTTGTTGCTTGGCTAGTCAATTCTGTAACTAAGGAAATACAAAGATCTGTTGTCTATTCTGAATTTGCTAAGGACATTTGGAGAGAACTTGAGGATAGATATGGTAAGGCTGATGGGGCAAGAGTGTTTGAACTAAAGAAGAGCTTAGCTCATATTTCCCAGGGGTCCCTGGATATTGCCTCTTATTTCACCAAAATTAAGCAGTTATGGGATGAATTAGCTTCTATCTCGATTCACTCTGCTAACAAATGCAACTGCATTGGTGGTGCCAAATTTGAGGAGGAACAAAGGGTTTACCAGTTCCTCATGGGCTTATATGAGGTATATGTCCAGGTTAGGAGCAATATATTGATGATGAAGCCTCTACCCTCCATTGACACCACCTATAGCATCCTTTTGAGTGATGAGAAACAGAGGCAAGTGTGCACAAGCTCTTCCATTCCATCTGAATCTGAATCTGCATCTTTCCATGTTTCCTCCTCCAGTAATGGTGGTCCTAGGCCTCAGTTTAATCCGAAAGCCAACTATGATTCCCAAAAGTCTTCCCTGTTTTGCAAATATTGCAAGAGATCTGGACATCTCATGGAGAAATGTCACAGACTCCATGGTTACCCTTCACATTTTAAGTTCACCAAGAGTTCAGGTCACAAGAAGGCTGCTGCTAATGTTGCCTGTGATTCTTCACCTACTACCTCACCTGCCTTAGTCCCTTTTGCTGAATGTTCTGATAATCGGTTTGGCACATCTGGTTTGACAAAAGATGAGCATGCTCAGTTGATTCACCTCATGCAGAAGTCTCATATCTCTCCTAGTTCCTCTCATTCTCTCATGGCTTCGGCCCACTTTGCTGGTAGGATTGCTACTCACAGTGTTTTTCTCAAACCTGCTTTATTTTCATAA